One window from the genome of Myxocyprinus asiaticus isolate MX2 ecotype Aquarium Trade chromosome 30, UBuf_Myxa_2, whole genome shotgun sequence encodes:
- the LOC127421030 gene encoding translocon-associated protein subunit beta, with amino-acid sequence MRVLCIFALVAVVGLVAGEEGARLLASKSLLNRYAVEGRDLTLQYNIYNVGTSAALEVELSDDSFPPEDFGIVSGMLNVKWDRIAPASNVSHTVVLRPLKAGYFNFTSASVSYLAQEGGHVVVGYTSAPGQGGILAQREFDRRFSPHYLDWAAFGVMTLPSIGIPLLLWFSSKRKYDSPKTKKN; translated from the exons ATGAGGGTACTCTGTATATTTGCTCTGGTTGCTGTGGTTGGTCTGGTGGCAGGAGAAGAAGGGGCTCGTCTGTTGGCCTCCAAGTCCCTCCTGAACCGTTATGCTGTCGAAGGACGAGATCTTACCTTGCAGTACAACATCTACAATGTGGGCACAAG TGCTGCCCTGGAGGTTGAGCTGTCTGATGATTCCTTCCCCCCTGAAGATTTCGGCATTGTTTCAGGAATGCTCAATGTGAAATGGGACCGTATTGCACC TGCTAGTAATGTTTCTCACACAGTGGTTCTGCGGCCACTGAAAGCTGGCTATTTCAACTTTACCTCTGCTTCTGTTAGCTACCTGGCCCAAGAGGGTGGACATGTTGTG GTTGGTTACACAAGTGCACCAGGTCAGGGAGGCATTCTTGCCCAAAGAGAGTTTGACAGACGCTTTTCTCCACATTAC CTGGACTGGGCTGCTTTTGGTGTTATGACCCTACCCTCCATTGGCATTCCTCTGCTCCTGTGGTTCTCTAGCAAGAGAAAGTATGACTCACCGAAAACAAAGAAGAACTGA
- the LOC127421497 gene encoding uncharacterized protein LOC127421497, producing MKTGSPEQCKEEFLSLADKDAVDLCGIADFVERKYNSTVPLVKPKNCTLRICGQHGTVYAGDEEQLEAWKDFYLPERMEMEVIGAIDNFPCDAFGLQLVLLLCKDGKVYAYEDEVLHLVAMSLKDLFQCGMVFPGKETFKLGEYFEEPTEEEYNEMMECDDIKAMKESHQKFRESMECELLNTMNNIKQSRNAEEEYNTVMECDGFKSIKKNKETLSNNVYLNMQKKQWLQTSVDLTSSTDQKIQDSELQCKCNMKYVKPSHGYNCQASQIIMSH from the exons ATGAAAACAGG ATCCCCAGAACAATGCAAGGAGGAATTTCTTTCATTAGCTGATAAAG ATGCTGTGGACCTTTGTGGAATAGCAGATTTTGTAGAACGCAAATACAACTCAACAGTTCCTCTTGTGAAACCAAAGAATTGTACTCTGAGAATTTGTGGGCAACATGGAACAGTCTACGCTGGGGATGAAGAACAACTTGAAGCCTGGAAAGATTTTTATCTACCAGAAAGGATGGAAATGGAAGTGATTGGTGCTATTGACAACTTCCCCTGTGATGCATTTGGCCTGCAGTTAGTGCTCTTGTTGTGTAAGGATGGAAAGGTCTATGCTTATGAGGATGAGGTTTTACACCTCGTAGCCATGAGCTTGAAGGACCTGTTCCAATGTGGAATGGTTTTCCCTGGAAAAGAGACCTTCAAGCTTGGGGAATATTTTGAAGAGCCG ACTGAAGAAGAATACAATGAAATGATGGAATGTGATGACATCAAAGCTATGAAGGAATCACATCAGAAGTTCAGAGAATCTATGGAGTGTGAATTGCTGAACACCATGAACAACATCAAACAGAGTCGCAAT GCTGAAGAAGAATACAATACAGTGATGGAATGTGATGGCTTCAAATCCATCAAGAAGAACAAAGAAACACTGAGCAATAAT GTCTACCttaatatgcaaaaaaaacaatggCTTCAGACTTCAGTGGATCTCACTTCAAGCACAGACCAGAAAATTCAAGACAGTGAATTACAGTGCAAATGCAATATGAAGTATGTAAAACCTTCTCATGGGTACAACTGCCAAGCAAGTCAAATCATCATGTCACATTAA